The following coding sequences are from one Leptospira mayottensis 200901116 window:
- the rsx gene encoding LIMLP_03685 family anti-sigma factor has product MEPNREPNRRSNMQRAIANEMTRSELIQFLSDPKSKKEFFELMKLKIQIGSLNANRKYLDPLQSHEKKRGILYFRNSFLAAACVLLLSALAFYFRFFTWNQNEFEITKSVTTGQCNVTMDKEKIILRSGKNSYCDYTIVGDFGLTLRILPDSVFSASKRGNEVNLDLKSGTVVFTTIKKKTSLKVRLKVETISSELLGTTLVLIADPHYKKYQIIVLEGAIRVQSFDSTKPNVDVLTGYSVLKNETSQPTVRQEIEVVKTDSDEFTKYEALSEDSKKTLNENFTHHNKMTSSLITPDTSNDSHQVIYRITLKNKKVYSGTIEETDRFYLLVDKEGNKIEIEKENIIELELVQP; this is encoded by the coding sequence ATGGAACCTAATCGCGAACCAAATCGAAGGTCAAATATGCAACGAGCCATTGCGAACGAAATGACACGATCGGAACTCATCCAATTTTTATCCGATCCAAAATCCAAAAAAGAATTCTTCGAATTGATGAAATTGAAAATTCAAATCGGATCCTTGAATGCCAATCGAAAGTACCTTGATCCGCTTCAGTCCCATGAAAAAAAAAGAGGCATTCTCTATTTTAGAAATTCGTTTTTAGCCGCCGCTTGTGTTCTATTACTTTCGGCTTTGGCATTCTATTTTAGATTTTTTACTTGGAACCAAAACGAATTCGAAATCACGAAATCGGTGACCACAGGCCAATGTAACGTCACAATGGATAAAGAAAAAATCATCCTGAGATCTGGTAAAAATTCCTACTGCGATTATACGATCGTAGGGGATTTTGGGTTAACTTTGAGAATTTTACCCGACTCGGTATTTTCCGCATCCAAAAGAGGAAATGAAGTCAATCTCGATTTAAAGTCAGGAACGGTTGTGTTTACTACGATCAAAAAAAAAACATCTCTGAAAGTTCGATTAAAAGTCGAAACCATATCTTCTGAGCTATTAGGAACAACGCTCGTTCTCATAGCTGATCCGCATTATAAAAAATACCAGATTATAGTATTAGAGGGTGCTATACGAGTCCAATCATTCGATTCCACAAAACCAAACGTGGACGTTTTAACCGGATATTCTGTTCTTAAAAACGAAACTTCTCAGCCCACTGTTCGGCAAGAAATTGAAGTCGTAAAAACGGACTCGGACGAATTTACGAAATACGAAGCCCTTTCCGAAGATTCCAAAAAAACCTTAAATGAGAATTTTACCCATCATAATAAAATGACGAGTTCCTTAATTACACCCGACACTTCGAACGATTCCCATCAAGTGATCTATCGAATTACTCTTAAAAATAAAAAAGTTTATTCCGGAACGATCGAAGAGACCGATCGTTTTTATCTCCTCGTGGATAAAGAAGGAAATAAGATAGAAATTGAAAAAGAGAACATAATAGAATTGGAACTAGTGCAACCGTAA
- a CDS encoding RNA polymerase sigma factor produces MSQNSESQIFDFDGLYSRNYKKIYRFLLSKGASKEEAEETCQETFIKVLNHWDKFDPSKGNETSWMLTIAKNQFLDLIRKKGSFEKREVENSHQVLEFISKKEIEYEEDKHQLDLLNASLENLPHLEKNIIILRFLRNYTIKETAEKLGISVRTVNRKTYVSLTFLRKKLQNSNFDFESI; encoded by the coding sequence ATGAGCCAAAATTCCGAAAGTCAAATTTTTGATTTTGACGGTTTATATTCGAGAAATTACAAAAAAATTTACCGATTTCTTCTTAGTAAAGGCGCTTCTAAAGAAGAAGCTGAAGAAACTTGTCAGGAGACTTTTATTAAAGTCCTGAATCATTGGGATAAATTCGATCCATCTAAAGGGAATGAAACTTCTTGGATGCTTACAATAGCCAAAAACCAATTCTTGGATTTGATTCGGAAGAAAGGCTCATTCGAAAAAAGAGAAGTGGAAAATTCACATCAAGTTTTAGAATTCATCTCGAAAAAGGAAATAGAATACGAGGAAGATAAGCATCAGTTGGATCTTTTAAACGCAAGTTTGGAAAATTTACCTCACTTGGAAAAGAATATAATCATTCTGCGTTTTTTAAGAAATTATACGATCAAAGAAACCGCCGAAAAGTTAGGGATATCCGTAAGAACGGTAAATCGGAAAACATACGTGTCGCTGACTTTCTTACGTAAGAAATTGCAAAATTCGAATTTCGACTTTGAGAGTATATAG
- a CDS encoding LA_0442/LA_0875 N-terminal domain-containing protein: MPTINQKFLRFNLKFNSSITRITDRFVEFNESLPKLNGMSLYILLFVSVCFFTNLDAKSILLKNGRRIVNVKIKIVPNGFEITHKNGKIEKISLTEVQKVFISNYPPNEAKKPETLKTPLNLEANQEQIAPLRQTEKPEAAKTAPKLEANLDERVPSAKKSGIKIFAEGLIPGWSRLLRNDSYSLKGLGFLLILAELYLAERSYLYLSPAKPALKTNPPLTPFELIAIASNDQNLINIAAPYSIVSNSSKVVLMDGQLMEKSRYAYEKQAYVSAFVFVLILDAFLGYTFENWEVVPSVNVSFRDQEIKEISGGVVFRF, from the coding sequence ATGCCGACGATAAATCAGAAATTTTTACGATTTAACCTTAAATTCAATTCATCCATTACGAGAATTACGGATCGTTTCGTGGAATTCAACGAATCGCTTCCTAAACTCAATGGAATGTCATTGTATATTTTACTTTTCGTGTCGGTTTGTTTTTTTACGAATTTGGACGCGAAATCAATTTTACTCAAAAATGGGAGAAGAATTGTGAATGTGAAAATCAAAATCGTCCCCAACGGTTTTGAAATCACCCATAAAAACGGTAAAATAGAGAAAATTTCCCTCACGGAAGTTCAAAAAGTTTTTATCTCTAATTATCCGCCAAATGAGGCTAAAAAACCCGAGACACTCAAAACTCCGCTCAATTTAGAAGCGAATCAGGAACAAATCGCTCCTCTGCGCCAAACTGAAAAACCTGAAGCGGCCAAAACGGCTCCCAAATTAGAGGCAAATCTAGACGAAAGAGTTCCCTCGGCCAAAAAATCGGGAATTAAAATTTTCGCTGAAGGTTTAATTCCCGGATGGTCTAGATTACTCCGAAACGATTCTTATTCTTTAAAGGGTTTGGGTTTTCTTTTGATACTCGCGGAGCTTTATCTTGCGGAAAGAAGTTACCTATATTTGAGTCCCGCAAAGCCAGCTTTGAAAACGAATCCCCCACTTACACCGTTCGAGCTGATTGCCATCGCGTCAAACGATCAAAACCTGATAAATATTGCCGCGCCGTACAGTATCGTTTCAAATTCTTCGAAAGTCGTTCTTATGGACGGCCAATTGATGGAAAAAAGTCGTTACGCTTATGAAAAACAAGCGTATGTTTCCGCTTTTGTTTTTGTTTTAATTTTGGACGCTTTTTTAGGATATACGTTTGAAAATTGGGAAGTGGTACCCAGTGTGAACGTTTCCTTTCGGGATCAGGAAATTAAAGAAATTTCGGGTGGAGTGGTTTTTCGTTTTTAG
- the srp gene encoding sigma factor SigX-regulated lipoprotein: protein MFQKKIAVMLFLTLLFSNCDGKKDDNSLNNALLLAALQQKDPGTAGVYAALSVLSANNNPGKQGAYSRGNVSPFVVINQSQDCASGGKMTLSGDYTSSQTANGFSMRYTGTKMTFENCQQMASTMQDSGTALFTIQGEITIDGRADIVMDGNFNPNVPVTELKYTLNSTQRMQSSSYTVNGFLYPKMDITFTSNNAKYSIQNMDDIDKTTITIEETVEISGTIGEEKVKDSHTYKSTIKLKP from the coding sequence ATGTTTCAAAAAAAAATAGCTGTTATGTTGTTCTTAACATTGCTCTTTTCGAACTGCGATGGTAAAAAGGATGATAACTCTCTCAACAATGCTCTTCTGTTGGCGGCGCTTCAACAAAAAGATCCGGGAACTGCCGGGGTATATGCCGCTTTGAGCGTTCTATCCGCAAACAACAATCCTGGAAAACAGGGAGCTTATTCCAGAGGGAATGTGTCTCCTTTTGTGGTAATCAATCAATCTCAGGATTGCGCTTCGGGCGGAAAGATGACTTTGTCGGGCGATTATACCAGTAGTCAAACGGCTAACGGATTTAGTATGCGATATACCGGTACAAAGATGACGTTTGAAAATTGCCAACAAATGGCCTCTACGATGCAGGATAGTGGGACCGCTCTTTTTACCATTCAAGGAGAAATTACAATAGATGGAAGAGCGGATATCGTAATGGATGGAAATTTTAATCCGAATGTCCCCGTGACAGAATTGAAGTATACTCTAAACAGTACACAAAGAATGCAAAGTAGTTCTTATACAGTCAACGGTTTCCTATATCCAAAAATGGATATTACCTTCACATCAAACAATGCAAAATATTCGATTCAAAATATGGACGATATTGATAAAACAACGATCACGATTGAAGAGACCGTGGAAATCAGTGGAACGATCGGCGAGGAAAAGGTAAAAGATTCACATACCTATAAATCTACAATTAAACTTAAACCTTAA
- a CDS encoding globin — protein MNISESLIRNLNESFDIINLDRIKFAEIFFVYLKEKNPKFENIFSKIQLEEARSFMNSARNIALSGVQNVQLEKAIQDFKMECIKICNQTEEIPLLEKAWLFALEEWLGPWYSHRVEESWQKIFQMLYSEETTLQWS, from the coding sequence ATGAACATTTCAGAGAGCCTAATTCGGAATTTAAACGAGTCTTTTGATATCATCAATTTGGATAGAATTAAATTCGCAGAAATATTCTTTGTCTATCTCAAAGAGAAAAACCCAAAATTCGAGAACATCTTCTCGAAGATTCAATTAGAAGAAGCCAGATCCTTTATGAATTCCGCACGGAATATCGCTCTTTCCGGCGTTCAAAATGTACAATTAGAAAAAGCAATTCAAGATTTCAAAATGGAATGTATTAAAATTTGCAACCAAACGGAGGAAATTCCCCTTTTGGAAAAAGCCTGGCTTTTTGCGTTGGAAGAATGGCTTGGCCCCTGGTATTCTCACAGAGTGGAAGAAAGTTGGCAAAAAATCTTCCAAATGCTTTACTCCGAGGAAACGACACTACAATGGAGTTGA
- a CDS encoding CDK5 domain-containing protein: protein MSLFLFETFSDNFQTKHKEITSGKWFGLNSLNLKGKPFATFFEGDLVLKLGAEKIAEIISRYPGAKLFDPSHNNRAMKDWLQIPVEFEEDWLSLAESSFLLAQKTLSVSVPAKKKSAPKKAAKKKTPAKKKSAPKKKAAKKKSSPKKTKVKPKTTAKKKVARKKAAAKKRKR, encoded by the coding sequence ATGTCACTATTTCTTTTTGAAACCTTTTCTGATAACTTTCAAACTAAACACAAAGAAATTACTTCCGGAAAGTGGTTCGGTTTAAACTCTTTAAATCTAAAAGGGAAACCCTTTGCCACTTTCTTTGAAGGAGATCTCGTTCTGAAACTCGGAGCGGAAAAGATCGCTGAGATCATTTCCCGTTATCCGGGAGCAAAGCTCTTCGATCCTTCTCATAACAACAGAGCCATGAAAGATTGGCTCCAAATTCCGGTCGAATTCGAAGAAGATTGGCTTTCTTTAGCGGAAAGTTCTTTTCTGCTTGCTCAAAAAACGCTGAGTGTGTCTGTTCCGGCTAAGAAGAAAAGCGCGCCTAAAAAAGCCGCTAAGAAAAAAACTCCGGCCAAGAAAAAGAGCGCTCCGAAGAAGAAGGCAGCTAAGAAAAAGTCTTCTCCTAAAAAGACCAAAGTAAAACCCAAAACTACGGCTAAAAAGAAAGTCGCTCGGAAAAAAGCGGCTGCTAAAAAACGGAAGAGATAA
- a CDS encoding alpha/beta hydrolase: MKKNKMIKLFKWTLGFLGVFALFLIVTFYAEIPKYEYKVVPLHPDFDSYYHEKLQISRTKKARPDNEEKLVRYSPGKTEFAILYIHGFGASRAEGEEVTDQLAKDLKANLYYVRLPGHGTNLEDHRDTTFAEIIQDSETTFLEFEKLGKKTILIGTSMGGLISTYLAAKYPEKVHALILVSPFYDFTSPLGGIYQFSWGKDFAHLAMGKIRKSTQEQKQDPASAFWYRDQYLAAVQNLSDLREYILGTDPFSKITSPVLLFYYYKNEQEQDKSASVPSMLNAFGKLNQNRKASPFNKAVKVEIGNHVLFSKYMKSDKDLILKETKEFIQKVFLSKNNS; encoded by the coding sequence ATGAAGAAAAATAAAATGATAAAACTATTCAAGTGGACTTTAGGCTTTTTAGGGGTGTTTGCACTATTCCTCATCGTCACTTTTTATGCAGAAATTCCTAAATACGAATACAAAGTGGTTCCATTACATCCCGACTTTGACAGTTATTATCACGAAAAGCTTCAAATCAGTCGGACTAAAAAAGCAAGACCAGATAATGAGGAAAAGTTGGTAAGGTATTCCCCGGGTAAAACAGAATTCGCCATTCTGTACATCCACGGCTTTGGAGCGTCTCGCGCGGAAGGGGAAGAAGTTACGGATCAACTAGCAAAAGATCTCAAAGCGAATCTTTATTACGTTCGCCTTCCCGGACACGGAACCAATCTGGAAGACCATAGAGACACTACCTTTGCAGAAATTATACAAGATTCCGAAACGACATTTTTAGAATTTGAAAAACTCGGTAAAAAAACGATTCTAATCGGAACAAGTATGGGTGGATTGATCTCTACATACTTAGCAGCTAAATACCCGGAAAAAGTACACGCTTTAATTCTTGTTTCTCCTTTCTACGATTTTACAAGCCCTTTGGGTGGTATCTACCAATTTTCCTGGGGAAAAGACTTCGCTCACTTAGCAATGGGAAAAATTCGTAAATCAACACAAGAACAAAAGCAAGATCCTGCCAGCGCATTCTGGTATAGAGATCAATATCTCGCAGCGGTTCAGAACTTATCAGACTTGAGAGAATATATCTTAGGAACGGATCCATTTTCCAAAATTACTTCTCCCGTTCTTTTGTTTTATTATTACAAAAACGAACAAGAACAGGATAAATCCGCTTCCGTTCCGTCTATGTTAAACGCATTTGGAAAATTGAATCAGAACAGAAAAGCGAGTCCTTTCAACAAAGCCGTAAAAGTAGAAATAGGAAATCACGTCTTGTTTTCCAAATATATGAAAAGCGACAAAGATCTGATCTTAAAAGAAACGAAAGAATTCATTCAAAAAGTGTTTTTATCCAAAAATAACTCTTAA